From Ignavibacteriota bacterium, the proteins below share one genomic window:
- a CDS encoding sodium:solute symporter family protein — protein sequence MMWGLSIADLGIIAGYVILILWLGLRARKGVTSSGDYFLGNRRATKLKMIANAIGAGTHTNQAILVAGATYEIGLAGVWYQWFFLFATPFFWIVAPIYRRLRYVTLGDFFQERYGSGTAIAYTIMGLLFFTLNLGLIMKGTGTAIESITGGQIPTATIVIAVTIFFLLYSLMGGLVSALSVNLLQGVFVVILSFLIIPFALQAGGGMTAIKASLPEHMFSFVAPTEVTFIFIVMVVLNGLVGVVVEPHHMAIGGAGKTEMNCRTGWTYGNFVKRFATLGWAFIGVFAASLFPGLAGADREQAFGLAVARLLPSGLIGLMIAAMVAMVLGACHNFMVGGSALFTRNLYRRFVPFRSDRHELLIGRIAALVIVVGGVTIALTLSSVLQGIKFLWQITAFFGIAFWAGVVWKRANRYGVMASVLLALAAAVVTGPWVLNWPYHLQIATYLPVGFVAMILVSVLTPPEPAEKLRAFYALLHTPVGEEQQLKDKGIPILLEGEGIAATTSESGSGSLEDRGHSLLVVDLLSLPSLFSLRRYRVDVGGFALAIVFVACIIGIGLWAAQLG from the coding sequence GTGATGTGGGGACTCTCCATTGCCGACCTCGGTATCATCGCCGGGTATGTGATCCTCATCCTCTGGCTGGGGCTCCGTGCCCGTAAGGGGGTCACATCTTCCGGTGACTACTTCCTCGGCAACCGCCGCGCAACGAAGCTGAAGATGATCGCGAACGCCATCGGTGCCGGGACACACACCAACCAGGCCATCCTCGTTGCGGGTGCCACCTATGAGATCGGCCTTGCCGGTGTCTGGTACCAATGGTTCTTCCTGTTCGCGACCCCGTTCTTCTGGATCGTCGCACCCATCTACCGGCGGCTGCGGTATGTGACCCTCGGGGATTTCTTCCAGGAGCGGTATGGGTCAGGGACCGCCATCGCCTATACCATCATGGGCCTGTTGTTCTTCACGCTCAACCTCGGACTGATCATGAAGGGGACGGGAACGGCGATCGAGTCGATCACCGGTGGCCAGATCCCGACCGCAACGATCGTCATCGCGGTCACCATCTTCTTCCTGCTCTATTCCCTGATGGGTGGATTGGTCTCGGCCCTCTCCGTGAATCTTCTTCAGGGTGTGTTCGTCGTGATCCTGTCGTTCCTGATCATCCCGTTCGCGCTCCAGGCGGGAGGCGGCATGACCGCGATCAAGGCATCGCTTCCCGAGCACATGTTCTCGTTCGTTGCACCCACCGAAGTGACATTCATCTTCATCGTCATGGTGGTTCTCAACGGACTCGTCGGCGTCGTGGTTGAACCCCACCATATGGCCATCGGTGGTGCGGGCAAGACGGAGATGAACTGCCGTACCGGATGGACCTATGGGAATTTCGTGAAGCGCTTCGCGACGCTCGGTTGGGCCTTCATCGGAGTCTTCGCAGCATCGCTGTTCCCCGGCCTTGCAGGTGCCGACAGGGAGCAGGCGTTTGGGCTCGCCGTTGCCCGGTTGCTGCCATCCGGATTGATCGGACTCATGATCGCCGCGATGGTGGCGATGGTCCTCGGCGCATGCCACAACTTCATGGTCGGCGGGTCGGCGCTCTTCACGCGCAATCTGTACCGGCGGTTCGTGCCTTTCCGCTCCGACCGTCATGAGCTCCTGATCGGCCGGATCGCCGCCCTGGTCATCGTGGTCGGGGGCGTGACCATCGCGCTCACGCTGTCGAGCGTGCTCCAGGGCATCAAATTCCTCTGGCAGATCACGGCGTTCTTCGGGATCGCCTTCTGGGCCGGTGTCGTCTGGAAACGCGCGAACAGGTACGGGGTCATGGCAAGCGTCCTCCTCGCACTCGCCGCGGCGGTGGTGACCGGGCCATGGGTGCTCAACTGGCCCTATCACCTCCAGATTGCCACGTATTTGCCCGTCGGCTTCGTCGCGATGATCCTCGTGAGTGTACTGACGCCTCCGGAGCCGGCGGAGAAACTCCGCGCCTTCTATGCACTTCTCCATACACCCGTGGGCGAGGAGCAGCAGCTCAAGGACAAAGGCATCCCGATACTCCTCGAAGGCGAGGGGATCGCTGCCACGACATCAGAGAGCGGGTCGGGATCTCTGGAGGACCGCGGGCACAGTCTGCTCGTCGTCGACCTCCTGTCCCTGCCATCGTTGTTCTCACTCCGCCGGTACCGCGTGGATGTCGGCGGGTTCGCACTTGCGATCGTGTTCGTGGCCTGCATCATTGGCATCGGCCTCTGGGCCGCTCAGCTTGGTTGA
- the uidA gene encoding beta-glucuronidase codes for MLYPIMNSFRSTIDLSGFWRFRTDPRDAGEQEAWFNRCETDLEIAVPGSWNEQLEEAGLLHYVGAAWYFNEVHLPRGFSSHHLELRVGSADYHATVWVNGIRLGENCLGFLPFSFPLTHQVTEDQTLRIAIRVDNRLSNETIPQGITSSQYEQEGRMREETFPPARFDFSPFGGIHRPVVIVATPHQRLERIAVGTSIDGDKGNVELTIGTTGARQGVAHIRIDGNGSSVSTSTALVNGKGSVNLVLEGCRFWSPEDPFLYTVTVALADGGEAVDEYTLSAGVREIRVDGNRLLLNGKPLYLQGFGKHEDAFAVGKGLHLPLLVKDFQLMKWIGANSFRTSHYPYAEECMAYADRKGILVIDEVPAVSLDFRYVNGATYEHHREYVRRLIERDNNHPSVIMWALGNEPNLVGENGYGDGRGKAYWKKIFTVARELDPSRPMIVPNCLRAGIDDPVLELSDIVCINRYYGWYEFPGQLERAMEVLTAELDQIHERYRRPVMMTEFGADSIPGLHSVSDQMFTEEYQENLLGAYIAVLRSKDYTVGEHVWNFADFRTPQNLRRVMLNMKGVFTRTRSPKMAAHSLRKIWTSSTTKKD; via the coding sequence GTGCTCTACCCGATCATGAATTCCTTCCGCAGCACGATCGACCTCTCGGGGTTCTGGCGTTTCCGCACTGATCCCCGGGACGCCGGCGAACAGGAAGCGTGGTTCAACAGGTGCGAGACCGATCTGGAGATAGCTGTTCCGGGCAGCTGGAACGAGCAGCTCGAAGAGGCCGGACTGCTCCACTATGTCGGCGCGGCGTGGTATTTCAATGAGGTCCACCTGCCACGTGGCTTTTCCTCGCACCATCTCGAACTCCGCGTTGGTTCGGCGGACTACCACGCGACCGTGTGGGTGAATGGCATCCGGCTCGGTGAGAATTGCCTCGGATTCCTTCCGTTTTCATTCCCCCTGACCCATCAGGTCACGGAAGACCAGACCCTGCGGATCGCGATCCGGGTTGACAACAGGTTGAGCAATGAAACGATCCCCCAGGGGATAACGAGCTCGCAGTATGAACAAGAAGGGCGTATGCGGGAAGAGACCTTCCCCCCGGCGCGGTTCGACTTCTCACCGTTCGGCGGTATCCATCGGCCGGTCGTGATCGTCGCCACCCCCCACCAACGGTTGGAACGCATCGCGGTCGGTACCTCGATCGATGGGGACAAGGGGAACGTGGAACTCACGATCGGGACCACGGGTGCCAGGCAGGGGGTGGCCCACATCCGGATCGATGGGAACGGATCGTCGGTGAGTACCTCCACGGCCCTTGTGAACGGGAAGGGGTCTGTCAACCTGGTGCTTGAAGGGTGCCGGTTCTGGTCGCCGGAGGATCCGTTTCTGTACACCGTGACCGTGGCACTGGCTGACGGGGGAGAGGCCGTGGATGAATATACGCTCTCCGCCGGTGTCCGGGAGATCCGTGTCGACGGAAACCGCTTGCTCCTGAATGGCAAACCACTGTATCTTCAAGGGTTCGGCAAACACGAGGATGCATTCGCCGTCGGCAAAGGGCTCCACCTGCCGTTGCTGGTCAAGGACTTCCAGTTGATGAAATGGATAGGTGCCAACTCTTTCCGCACGTCGCACTACCCCTATGCTGAAGAGTGCATGGCGTACGCGGACCGGAAAGGCATCCTGGTGATCGATGAGGTGCCTGCGGTCTCCCTGGATTTCCGGTATGTGAACGGCGCGACCTACGAACATCACCGGGAATATGTTCGCCGGCTGATCGAACGCGACAATAACCATCCGTCTGTGATCATGTGGGCGCTTGGCAATGAACCCAATTTGGTGGGGGAGAACGGCTACGGCGATGGCCGCGGTAAGGCCTATTGGAAGAAGATCTTCACCGTAGCGCGCGAACTCGACCCTTCCCGCCCGATGATCGTCCCCAACTGTCTCCGCGCCGGGATCGACGACCCGGTCCTGGAACTCAGCGACATCGTCTGTATCAACAGGTATTACGGATGGTATGAGTTTCCGGGTCAGCTCGAACGTGCGATGGAGGTCCTCACTGCGGAGCTGGACCAGATCCATGAACGGTACAGGCGGCCGGTGATGATGACGGAATTCGGTGCGGATAGCATCCCCGGACTCCACTCGGTATCGGACCAGATGTTCACGGAAGAGTATCAGGAGAATCTGCTCGGCGCGTACATCGCTGTCCTCCGATCGAAGGACTACACGGTGGGCGAGCATGTATGGAATTTTGCGGACTTCCGCACACCCCAGAACCTCCGGCGGGTGATGCTCAACATGAAGGGGGTGTTCACCAGGACCCGCAGTCCGAAGATGGCGGCACATTCCCTGCGGAAGATCTGGACATCGTCCACCACGAAGAAGGATTGA